The following are encoded together in the Mesoterricola sediminis genome:
- a CDS encoding GxxExxY protein encodes MKRGGAEDLAEGRGGKRSWNLPLDIEWRGLVVERAYRLDLLVDDLVVVEAKAEWRSACSSIPVSGLSKTVESSG; translated from the coding sequence ATGAAACGCGGAGGCGCGGAGGATCTCGCAGAGGGTCGCGGAGGAAAGCGCTCCTGGAACCTGCCCCTGGATATCGAGTGGAGGGGGCTTGTGGTTGAGCGGGCCTACCGGCTGGATTTGCTGGTTGACGACCTCGTGGTCGTGGAGGCTAAGGCGGAATGGAGGTCGGCCTGCTCCTCAATTCCCGTCAGTGGCCTTTCAAAGACGGTGGAATCAAGCGGGTGA
- a CDS encoding tetratricopeptide repeat protein, with the protein MDSPARPDAFAPPDGTLRRLRQALALAPDDVGARRDLAATLARQGRFAEARLEAEALAVRTPADPEAAFLRAWAGLGAGETEVASHVRGRAGEAELCARLAPLAADLGRWGEAVALTGRAAELIPGQPEAVLRQALALDYDDRFEAASALLEALAGRSAGDPGLEARIRFHLAVTNLLQGRLAEGFARMEARLQVQGPRPMPLPRWDGSPLAGRSILVRAEQGYGDLFMFIRYAGLLAAQGARVLAEPFHGAEGVLATCPGVAEVVTGALTLPADTWQIELLSLPHLLGTREGAVPAPIPYLAVPAHVPSREALDRALDVPGRRLGLVWSGNPGHARTQERNLPPEVLDLLADVPGVTWFSLQKGARARPALPLVDLEPWLTDFSDTAHALSRLDGLVSVDTGIVHLAGAMGLPTWVLLAHLPDWRWGLAGTRTPWYPSLRLHRQARHWDWPPVVEGLAAELTRAASA; encoded by the coding sequence GTGGACAGCCCGGCCCGGCCCGACGCCTTCGCCCCTCCGGATGGCACCCTGCGGCGGTTGCGGCAGGCCCTCGCCCTGGCGCCGGACGACGTCGGGGCGCGCCGGGACCTGGCCGCGACCCTGGCGCGCCAGGGCCGCTTCGCCGAGGCCCGCCTGGAAGCGGAGGCCCTCGCCGTCCGGACCCCGGCGGACCCGGAGGCGGCCTTCCTGCGCGCCTGGGCGGGCCTGGGGGCGGGGGAGACGGAGGTGGCCTCCCACGTGCGGGGGCGGGCGGGAGAGGCCGAACTGTGCGCGCGACTGGCCCCCCTGGCCGCGGACCTCGGGCGCTGGGGGGAGGCGGTGGCCCTCACCGGCCGCGCCGCGGAGCTGATTCCCGGCCAGCCGGAGGCCGTCCTCCGCCAGGCCCTGGCCCTGGACTACGACGACCGGTTCGAGGCCGCCTCGGCCCTGCTGGAGGCCCTGGCGGGGCGGTCCGCCGGCGACCCGGGCCTGGAGGCCCGCATCCGCTTCCACCTGGCCGTCACGAACCTCCTCCAGGGGCGGCTGGCGGAGGGGTTCGCGCGCATGGAGGCGCGGCTCCAGGTGCAGGGCCCCCGGCCCATGCCCTTGCCCCGCTGGGACGGCTCCCCCTTGGCCGGTCGCTCCATCCTGGTTCGGGCCGAGCAGGGCTACGGGGACCTGTTCATGTTCATCCGCTACGCGGGCCTCCTGGCGGCCCAGGGCGCCCGGGTCCTGGCCGAGCCCTTCCACGGGGCCGAGGGGGTCCTGGCGACCTGCCCGGGCGTCGCCGAGGTGGTGACCGGGGCCCTGACCCTGCCGGCGGACACCTGGCAGATCGAGCTCCTGTCCCTGCCCCACCTGCTGGGCACCCGGGAGGGGGCCGTGCCGGCGCCCATCCCCTACCTGGCGGTGCCGGCCCACGTGCCCAGCCGGGAGGCCCTGGACCGGGCCCTGGACGTCCCCGGGCGCCGCCTCGGCCTGGTGTGGTCCGGGAACCCTGGCCACGCGCGGACCCAGGAGCGCAACCTGCCCCCCGAGGTCCTGGACCTCCTGGCGGACGTGCCGGGCGTGACCTGGTTCAGCCTCCAGAAGGGGGCCCGGGCGCGGCCCGCCCTGCCGCTGGTAGACCTGGAGCCCTGGCTCACGGACTTCTCCGACACCGCCCACGCCCTGAGCCGCCTGGACGGCCTCGTCAGCGTGGACACGGGCATCGTCCACCTGGCCGGGGCCATGGGCCTGCCCACCTGGGTGCTCCTGGCCCACCTGCCGGATTGGCGGTGGGGCTTGGCCGGCACCCGGACGCCCTGGTATCCGAGCCTCCGCCTCCACCGCCAGGCCCGCCACTGGGACTGGCCCCCCGTGGTCGAGGGCCTGGCCGCGGAGCTGACGCGTGCCGCGTCCGCCTAA
- a CDS encoding PP2C family protein-serine/threonine phosphatase yields the protein MPKGVVLVVDDEAPIRDILSFYLKRAGYTVLLAENGRAAMEEMGKLQPDLILSDLRMPEMAGDELCQKVKGDPRTRDIYFMLVSAIDGTASKIGGLNLGADDMISKPFHAQEVMAKVESAFRIIGMQKEIKRQNLELTRFQERMTAELALAARLQVGLLPPIPGRAGDLRYTHRYLPAEGIGGDIYAILALPDDSVALMIADVSGHGVTAALISAMVKTCFENQVRFGHRPLAWAQAMNRDLARSTLSEQFATAFLARLDPAADTLQYVAAGHVAPMIIPQGASGGPKQPTILGERGFMLGIEEDLPFQERSVPFRRGDRLIVYTDGLVEVEREDRTFLGDEGLQQICGDLPADEEAAADHIVHRAIAFNQSTPFSDDVTLVVLDRA from the coding sequence ATGCCGAAAGGGGTCGTGCTCGTCGTCGATGACGAAGCCCCCATCCGTGACATCCTCAGCTTCTACCTGAAGCGCGCCGGCTACACCGTCCTGCTGGCGGAGAACGGGCGCGCGGCGATGGAGGAGATGGGCAAGCTCCAGCCCGACCTCATCCTGTCGGACCTGCGGATGCCGGAGATGGCCGGGGACGAACTCTGCCAGAAGGTGAAGGGCGATCCCCGGACCCGCGATATCTATTTCATGCTCGTCTCCGCCATCGACGGCACGGCCTCCAAGATCGGCGGCCTGAACCTGGGCGCGGACGACATGATCTCCAAGCCCTTCCATGCCCAGGAGGTGATGGCGAAGGTGGAATCCGCCTTCCGCATCATCGGCATGCAGAAGGAGATCAAGCGCCAGAACCTGGAGCTCACCCGCTTCCAGGAGCGCATGACGGCGGAGCTGGCGCTGGCCGCGCGCCTCCAGGTGGGCCTCCTGCCGCCCATTCCCGGCCGCGCGGGGGACCTGCGCTACACCCACCGCTACCTGCCCGCCGAGGGCATCGGCGGCGACATCTACGCCATCCTCGCCCTGCCCGACGACAGCGTGGCGCTCATGATCGCCGATGTGAGCGGGCACGGGGTGACGGCGGCCCTCATCTCCGCCATGGTCAAGACCTGCTTCGAGAACCAGGTCCGCTTCGGCCACCGGCCCCTCGCCTGGGCCCAGGCCATGAACCGGGACCTGGCCCGCAGCACCCTGTCCGAGCAGTTCGCCACCGCCTTCCTGGCGCGCCTGGATCCGGCCGCCGACACCCTCCAGTACGTGGCGGCGGGCCATGTGGCGCCCATGATCATCCCCCAGGGAGCCTCGGGAGGGCCCAAGCAGCCGACGATCCTGGGCGAGCGTGGGTTCATGCTCGGCATCGAGGAGGACCTGCCCTTCCAGGAGCGCAGCGTGCCCTTCCGCCGGGGCGACCGTCTCATCGTCTACACCGACGGTCTGGTGGAGGTGGAACGGGAGGACCGCACCTTCCTGGGCGACGAGGGCCTCCAGCAGATCTGCGGCGACCTGCCGGCGGACGAGGAGGCCGCGGCGGACCACATCGTTCACCGGGCCATCGCCTTCAACCAGTCCACCCCCTTCTCGGACGACGTGACCCTGGTCGTGCTGGACCGGGCCTAG
- a CDS encoding STAS domain-containing protein: MLNIQTRQEGNASVVTIQGKVNFEVTAQLRDVIRDTVTSLQPKLLVINLESVSFIDSSGLGLLVAARNSVDKNNGKLHLCALPPQVKKTFDQTNLTNYFSIFATEQDALRGA; encoded by the coding sequence ATGTTGAACATCCAGACCCGCCAGGAGGGCAACGCGTCGGTCGTGACCATCCAGGGCAAGGTCAATTTCGAGGTGACGGCCCAGCTCCGGGACGTCATCCGGGACACGGTCACCTCCCTCCAGCCCAAGCTTCTGGTCATCAACCTCGAAAGCGTCTCCTTCATCGATTCCTCGGGCCTCGGCCTGCTGGTGGCCGCCCGCAACAGCGTGGACAAGAACAACGGCAAGCTCCACCTCTGCGCCCTGCCGCCCCAGGTCAAGAAGACCTTCGACCAGACGAACCTGACCAACTACTTCTCCATCTTCGCGACGGAGCAGGACGCCCTGCGCGGGGCCTGA
- a CDS encoding ATP synthase F0 subunit C, producing the protein MKKFLATAFLFTVAIAAFAQGAPAAPGLFEGKFLAHIALAIAAAGCGMAQGKAVVAACEGIARNPQAAGNIRTTMIIGLALIEALVIYVLVAAFAVK; encoded by the coding sequence ATGAAGAAGTTCCTCGCCACCGCCTTCCTCTTCACCGTGGCCATCGCCGCCTTCGCCCAGGGCGCTCCCGCCGCCCCCGGCCTCTTCGAAGGCAAGTTCCTGGCCCACATCGCCCTCGCCATCGCGGCCGCCGGCTGCGGCATGGCCCAGGGCAAGGCCGTCGTGGCCGCCTGCGAAGGCATCGCCCGCAACCCCCAGGCCGCCGGCAACATCCGCACCACGATGATCATCGGTCTGGCCCTCATCGAGGCCCTCGTGATCTACGTCCTCGTGGCCGCCTTCGCCGTCAAGTAG
- the atpB gene encoding F0F1 ATP synthase subunit A, protein MEHHASFLAVLLTNLLGLSRHPWGSFAHGAPLSVLERFDHLLISALAALVTVLLVVLVRARLVRIPGPLQQTMEYLVGFVRTLVADNVAHHPDRYVPLIGTLGVFVLLNNLFGLIPGLGSGTANYNVTLGCALVVFLYYNFHGMREHGVLKYLGHFAGPVWFLWILMWPLEVLGLFSRILSHSLRLFGNIAGEHVVSGIFFALAPLVVPVPLMIMGLFFGLIQTFVFIMLATIYVSGAVAHEH, encoded by the coding sequence ATGGAACACCATGCGTCCTTCCTGGCGGTCCTGCTCACGAACCTGCTGGGCCTCTCCCGTCATCCCTGGGGCAGCTTCGCCCACGGGGCGCCCCTGTCGGTGCTGGAGCGCTTCGATCACCTGCTGATCTCGGCCCTGGCCGCCCTGGTGACCGTGCTCCTGGTTGTCCTGGTGCGGGCCCGCCTGGTCCGGATCCCCGGTCCCCTCCAGCAGACCATGGAGTACCTGGTCGGCTTCGTGCGGACCCTGGTGGCCGACAACGTCGCCCATCATCCGGACCGTTACGTGCCTCTCATCGGGACCCTGGGCGTCTTCGTCCTCCTGAACAACCTCTTCGGCCTGATCCCGGGCCTGGGTTCGGGCACGGCCAACTACAACGTCACCCTGGGCTGCGCCCTGGTGGTGTTCCTCTACTACAACTTCCACGGCATGCGCGAGCACGGCGTCCTGAAGTACCTGGGCCACTTCGCGGGCCCCGTGTGGTTCCTCTGGATCCTGATGTGGCCCCTCGAGGTCCTCGGCCTCTTCAGCCGGATCCTGAGCCACAGCCTCCGTCTCTTCGGCAACATCGCCGGCGAGCACGTGGTGTCGGGCATCTTCTTCGCCCTCGCGCCCCTCGTCGTGCCGGTGCCGCTGATGATCATGGGCCTCTTCTTCGGGCTCATCCAGACGTTCGTCTTCATCATGCTCGCCACCATCTACGTGTCCGGGGCCGTCGCCCACGAGCACTGA
- a CDS encoding ATP synthase subunit I: protein MTVEDGGTGHLRRIAWIQAALLPVGGALWALRSWRAVPAFLAGGLASLAFWSLHRWVVGGMLTPSVRRRWLFALAAMGKLALIVILLRGMMVCFPSEVLPFATGILLFSAAIVVEAIRLVFRPE from the coding sequence ATGACCGTTGAGGACGGCGGGACGGGGCACCTGCGCCGCATCGCCTGGATCCAGGCGGCCCTGCTTCCCGTGGGCGGGGCCCTCTGGGCCCTGCGGTCCTGGCGGGCCGTTCCGGCCTTCCTGGCGGGGGGGCTGGCCAGCCTCGCCTTCTGGAGCCTCCACCGGTGGGTGGTGGGGGGCATGCTGACGCCCTCGGTGCGCCGGCGGTGGCTGTTCGCCCTGGCCGCCATGGGCAAACTGGCTTTGATCGTGATTCTGCTTCGTGGGATGATGGTCTGCTTCCCGTCGGAAGTCCTGCCTTTCGCCACCGGCATCCTGCTCTTCAGCGCCGCCATCGTCGTTGAAGCGATCCGGCTGGTGTTCCGGCCGGAATGA
- a CDS encoding AtpZ/AtpI family protein — protein sequence MLFKRNTKDASPRERALWGDLMGLGMVFPIAIALGFFLGRWAGGKLGHPRAGMWIGLVWGVATGFWELYKTTVRLDRYDEAERKRREDQGDDR from the coding sequence ATGCTCTTCAAGCGCAACACCAAGGACGCCTCGCCCCGGGAACGGGCCCTGTGGGGGGACCTCATGGGCCTGGGGATGGTGTTTCCCATCGCCATCGCCCTGGGCTTCTTCCTGGGGCGCTGGGCCGGGGGCAAGCTGGGCCACCCCAGGGCCGGCATGTGGATCGGCCTCGTGTGGGGCGTGGCCACCGGGTTCTGGGAGCTCTACAAGACCACGGTGCGCCTGGACCGCTACGACGAGGCGGAGCGCAAGCGCCGGGAGGACCAGGGCGATGACCGTTGA
- a CDS encoding NADH-quinone oxidoreductase subunit N: MAFAATLWAALNRDLPLIYPQLLMLVAATVMLWPADAFVPRASKGSWAAVTVIVLAAAAVLVVRTPSADGFSLMFRVDGITRGFQLLCLGAGIITVLLSQLQLNLLREQTVEYYALILFSVTGMMFLVGATDLVSIYFSLELMALCIYILVAYFRNQERSVEAGVKYFLLGAFSSGILLFGISLIFAATGGRTTNLEALYEILALAPVNSNLLVFSGLLMVLVGFCFKVAAVPFHMWSPDAYDGAPTAVTAFMSMAPKAASLAAFARVFGSGFGGVQSEWAAPLAFVAGASMVLGNVAALRQQSMKRLLAYSSIAHVGYMLLGILSVNVPGGIQAIWLYMLTYLLMQSGAFGIVIYLQGKGEGERIDDFRGLAKTRPVLAFAMMVVLLSLAGIPPLVGFFSKFYLFKLAIEQGHVTLTVLALLTSAVAAYYYLNVVATMYFKEPAEGEVRPLAGLTSLVVGASCALILVGTLFGSYLLDWAGRIL, translated from the coding sequence ATGGCTTTCGCCGCGACCCTGTGGGCGGCCCTCAACCGGGACCTCCCCCTCATCTACCCCCAGCTCCTGATGCTGGTGGCCGCCACGGTCATGCTGTGGCCGGCCGACGCCTTCGTGCCCCGGGCCTCCAAGGGCTCCTGGGCCGCCGTGACGGTCATCGTCCTCGCCGCGGCCGCCGTGCTCGTGGTGCGGACCCCCTCCGCGGACGGGTTCTCCCTGATGTTCCGGGTGGACGGCATCACCCGCGGCTTCCAGCTGCTCTGCCTGGGGGCGGGCATCATCACCGTGCTGCTCAGCCAGCTCCAGCTGAACCTCCTGCGCGAGCAGACCGTCGAGTACTACGCCCTCATCCTCTTCAGCGTGACGGGCATGATGTTCCTCGTCGGCGCCACCGACCTGGTGTCCATCTACTTCTCCCTGGAGCTGATGGCCCTCTGCATCTACATCCTGGTGGCCTACTTCCGCAACCAGGAGCGCAGCGTCGAGGCCGGGGTGAAGTACTTCCTGCTCGGCGCCTTCTCCAGCGGCATCCTGCTCTTCGGCATCAGCCTGATCTTCGCCGCCACCGGCGGGCGCACCACGAACCTCGAGGCCCTCTACGAGATCCTGGCCCTGGCCCCCGTGAACAGCAACCTGCTGGTCTTCTCGGGCCTCCTCATGGTCCTGGTGGGCTTCTGCTTCAAGGTCGCGGCGGTGCCCTTCCACATGTGGTCCCCCGACGCCTATGACGGCGCCCCCACCGCCGTGACCGCCTTCATGTCCATGGCGCCCAAGGCGGCCTCCCTGGCGGCCTTCGCCCGGGTCTTCGGCTCCGGCTTCGGCGGCGTCCAGTCCGAGTGGGCCGCGCCCCTGGCCTTCGTCGCCGGCGCGAGCATGGTCCTGGGCAACGTGGCCGCCCTCCGCCAGCAGAGCATGAAGCGCCTCCTGGCCTACTCCAGCATCGCCCACGTGGGCTACATGCTCCTGGGCATCCTCAGCGTCAACGTCCCCGGCGGCATCCAGGCCATCTGGCTCTACATGCTGACCTACCTGCTCATGCAGAGCGGCGCCTTCGGCATCGTCATCTACCTGCAGGGCAAGGGCGAGGGGGAGCGCATCGACGACTTCCGCGGCCTGGCCAAGACCCGTCCGGTCCTGGCCTTCGCCATGATGGTGGTCCTCCTGAGCCTGGCGGGCATTCCCCCCCTGGTGGGCTTCTTCAGCAAGTTCTACCTGTTCAAGCTGGCCATCGAGCAGGGCCATGTGACCCTCACCGTCCTCGCCCTCCTCACCAGCGCCGTGGCCGCCTACTACTACCTGAACGTGGTGGCGACGATGTACTTCAAGGAGCCCGCGGAGGGCGAAGTCCGGCCCCTGGCCGGCCTCACCTCCCTGGTGGTGGGCGCCTCCTGCGCCCTGATCCTGGTGGGCACCCTGTTCGGCTCCTACCTCCTGGACTGGGCCGGCAGGATCCTCTAG
- a CDS encoding complex I subunit 4 family protein: MIPWYQNLPLWVTVLPLLGALLLLFVPKGSRRIFELGALAVTVVDFLLSLPLWFQYDRASSAVQWATSYEWIPSIGVRFSIGMDGISLVLFLLTTFLGFIVVWCSFTAISERHKEYYIWLLVMQFSMMGVFITQDMFQFYLFWELMLVPMYFLIAIWGGPQKLYAAIKLFLYTLAGSVLMLVAILAIYFLQYKATGRYDMSIASFQAMAPVIAQQSRTFQTLLAVAFFLGFAIKVPMFPFHTWLPDAHVEAPTAGSVVLAGVLLKMGTYGFIRFLLPIAPDATKQLMPWFMTLALIGIIYGALVAMIQKDMKKLVAYSSVSHLGMCMLGLFALNPDGITGGILQMLNHGISTSALFLIVGIVYERRHTRLIAEYGGLSKTMPLYATVFMIMTMSSIGLPGLNGFIGELAILLGAFQAAPWIAVLATTGIILGAAYMLWLYQRAMFGPIREVNTQMKDLNARELAYFAPLIAVAFWIGIYPKPLLKVLEAPVAKLVTQVNPDFYKQKALDAAQREAAKAGMAAMAAPAEHAASGEPAGEAAHAGAGTEHGGH; encoded by the coding sequence ATGATCCCCTGGTACCAAAACCTTCCGTTGTGGGTCACCGTCCTGCCCCTCCTGGGGGCCCTCCTGCTCCTCTTCGTCCCCAAGGGCAGCCGGAGGATCTTCGAGCTCGGAGCCCTCGCCGTCACGGTGGTGGACTTCCTCCTGAGCCTGCCCCTCTGGTTCCAGTACGACCGCGCCTCCAGCGCGGTGCAGTGGGCCACCTCCTATGAGTGGATCCCCAGCATCGGCGTGCGGTTCAGCATCGGCATGGACGGCATCAGCCTCGTGCTCTTCCTCCTGACCACGTTCCTGGGCTTCATCGTGGTGTGGTGCTCCTTCACGGCGATCTCCGAGCGCCACAAGGAGTACTACATCTGGCTGCTGGTCATGCAGTTCAGCATGATGGGCGTCTTCATCACCCAGGACATGTTCCAGTTCTACCTGTTCTGGGAGCTGATGCTGGTGCCGATGTACTTCCTCATCGCCATCTGGGGCGGCCCGCAGAAGCTCTACGCCGCCATCAAGCTCTTCCTCTACACCCTGGCCGGCTCCGTGCTGATGCTGGTGGCCATCCTGGCCATCTACTTCCTGCAGTACAAGGCCACCGGCCGCTACGACATGTCCATCGCCAGCTTCCAGGCCATGGCCCCCGTCATCGCCCAGCAGTCCCGGACCTTCCAGACTCTCCTGGCGGTGGCCTTCTTCCTCGGGTTCGCCATCAAGGTCCCCATGTTCCCCTTCCACACGTGGCTGCCTGACGCCCACGTGGAAGCCCCGACCGCGGGTTCCGTCGTGCTGGCCGGCGTCCTCCTGAAGATGGGCACCTACGGCTTCATCCGCTTCCTCCTCCCCATCGCCCCCGACGCCACCAAGCAGCTGATGCCCTGGTTCATGACCCTGGCCCTGATCGGCATCATCTACGGCGCCCTCGTGGCCATGATCCAGAAGGACATGAAGAAGCTGGTCGCCTACTCTTCCGTCAGCCACCTGGGCATGTGCATGCTGGGCCTCTTCGCCCTGAACCCCGACGGCATCACGGGCGGCATCCTCCAGATGCTCAACCACGGCATCTCCACCAGCGCGCTCTTCCTCATCGTCGGCATCGTCTACGAGCGCCGGCACACCCGCCTCATCGCGGAATACGGCGGCCTCTCCAAGACCATGCCCCTCTACGCCACGGTCTTCATGATCATGACCATGAGCAGCATCGGCCTCCCCGGCCTGAACGGCTTCATCGGCGAGCTCGCCATCCTGCTGGGCGCCTTCCAGGCCGCTCCCTGGATCGCCGTCCTGGCCACCACCGGCATCATCCTGGGTGCCGCCTACATGCTCTGGCTCTACCAGCGCGCCATGTTCGGGCCCATCCGCGAGGTCAACACCCAGATGAAGGACCTCAACGCCCGCGAGCTGGCCTACTTCGCGCCGCTGATCGCGGTGGCCTTCTGGATCGGCATCTACCCGAAGCCCCTCCTGAAGGTGCTGGAGGCCCCCGTCGCCAAGCTCGTCACCCAGGTCAACCCCGACTTCTACAAGCAGAAGGCGCTTGATGCCGCCCAGCGCGAGGCCGCCAAGGCCGGCATGGCCGCCATGGCCGCGCCCGCCGAGCACGCCGCCTCCGGCGAGCCCGCCGGCGAGGCCGCCCACGCCGGGGCCGGAACCGAGCACGGAGGTCACTGA
- the nuoL gene encoding NADH-quinone oxidoreductase subunit L, with protein sequence MIMEPAAVSTPLHSSVLWLIPFLPVFGALFNGLTGRRLKNNKLVDLVALGSVFASFLIVAFYFVKLMGMAPENRVVTQTVWTWLSFGDAQVLGGLTRTTMTWAYRIDPLSACMGLLVTGVGFLIHLFSTGYMADERKRGEYYRFMTYLNLFVFSMLNLVLGANMIMMFLGWEGVGLCSYLLIGFYFDREYAAVAGKKAFVTNRIGDFGFLIGFYLLFMIFGSVDFDTQMGLVRGVLAQKELTLFGLSHSPTWWFNLVGCCLFLGACGKSAQIPLYVWLPDAMAGPTPVSALIHAATMVTSGLYMIARMNFIYVNAPVALAVVLFVGALTALVAASMGLAQYDIKKVLAYSTVSQLGFMFMGMGAGAFTAGMFHVFTHAFFKAALFLGSGSVILACHHEQDMRNMGGLRKFMPWTFASMGIATLAIAGIFPFSGFFSKDEILWKVFEGWYAHGTFAGPRLNMIAWAMGMIAAFMTAFYMVRLMVMTFFGEYRGAGHDPHGLTVPSEAHHASPDDGHDAHGHDAHAHGHDDHGHGGHAGPQEVPWNMWFPVALLALLALVGGFLNIPHSLHWIGSSHFSEWLKPLLFQAHGAHEAHGAAPAIEYVLMFVATVVWAPAAMGLAWWFYGADPTWSKPRAFVKRFPELFEWVHAKYYVDEFYEAAFIGPCKQLGAQLWAFDAWAVDGMVNGAARLTLTVSHAFHWFDAKIVDGLVNLVAWILSQVSGGFRKLQTGRVQNYAFVMFLGFLAIALWKFLA encoded by the coding sequence ATGATCATGGAACCCGCCGCCGTGAGTACGCCGCTCCACAGCTCCGTGCTCTGGCTGATCCCCTTCCTGCCGGTCTTCGGCGCCCTCTTCAACGGCCTCACCGGCCGGCGCCTGAAGAACAACAAGCTCGTGGACCTCGTCGCCCTGGGCTCGGTCTTCGCCTCCTTCCTCATCGTGGCCTTCTACTTCGTGAAGCTCATGGGGATGGCCCCGGAGAACCGGGTGGTGACCCAGACCGTCTGGACCTGGCTCTCCTTCGGGGACGCCCAGGTGCTGGGCGGCCTCACCCGGACCACCATGACGTGGGCCTACCGGATCGACCCCCTCTCGGCCTGCATGGGCCTCCTGGTCACCGGCGTGGGCTTCCTCATCCACCTGTTCTCCACGGGCTACATGGCGGATGAGCGCAAGCGCGGCGAGTACTACCGCTTCATGACCTACCTGAACCTCTTCGTGTTCAGCATGCTCAACCTGGTGCTGGGCGCGAACATGATCATGATGTTCCTCGGCTGGGAAGGCGTGGGCCTCTGCAGCTACCTGCTGATCGGCTTCTACTTCGACCGCGAGTACGCGGCCGTCGCGGGCAAGAAGGCCTTCGTCACCAACCGCATCGGCGACTTCGGGTTCCTCATCGGCTTCTACCTCCTGTTCATGATCTTCGGGTCCGTGGACTTCGACACCCAGATGGGCCTCGTCCGCGGCGTCCTGGCCCAGAAGGAGCTCACCCTCTTCGGCCTGAGCCACAGCCCCACCTGGTGGTTCAACCTGGTGGGCTGCTGCCTCTTCCTCGGCGCCTGCGGCAAGTCGGCCCAGATCCCCCTCTACGTGTGGCTGCCGGACGCCATGGCGGGTCCGACCCCCGTGTCCGCCCTGATCCACGCCGCGACCATGGTGACCTCCGGCCTGTACATGATCGCCCGGATGAACTTCATCTACGTCAACGCCCCGGTCGCCCTGGCCGTGGTGCTCTTCGTCGGCGCCCTCACGGCGCTGGTGGCCGCGAGCATGGGCCTGGCCCAGTACGATATCAAGAAGGTCCTGGCCTACTCCACCGTGAGCCAGCTGGGCTTCATGTTCATGGGCATGGGCGCCGGCGCCTTCACGGCCGGCATGTTCCACGTGTTCACCCACGCCTTCTTCAAGGCGGCCCTCTTCCTCGGATCCGGCTCGGTGATCCTGGCCTGCCACCACGAGCAGGACATGCGCAACATGGGCGGCCTGCGGAAGTTCATGCCCTGGACCTTCGCCTCCATGGGCATCGCCACCCTGGCCATCGCCGGCATCTTCCCCTTCTCGGGCTTCTTCTCCAAGGACGAGATCCTCTGGAAGGTCTTCGAGGGGTGGTACGCGCACGGGACCTTCGCCGGTCCGCGCCTGAACATGATCGCCTGGGCCATGGGCATGATCGCCGCCTTCATGACGGCCTTCTATATGGTCCGCCTCATGGTCATGACCTTCTTCGGGGAGTACCGGGGCGCGGGCCACGACCCCCACGGCCTCACGGTCCCCTCGGAAGCCCACCACGCCTCCCCTGACGACGGCCACGACGCGCACGGGCACGACGCCCACGCCCACGGCCACGACGACCACGGGCACGGCGGCCACGCGGGTCCCCAGGAGGTGCCCTGGAACATGTGGTTCCCGGTGGCCCTCCTGGCCCTCCTCGCCCTCGTCGGCGGTTTCCTGAACATCCCCCACAGCCTCCACTGGATCGGCAGCTCCCACTTCAGCGAGTGGCTGAAGCCGCTGCTCTTCCAGGCGCACGGCGCCCACGAGGCCCACGGCGCGGCCCCCGCCATCGAGTACGTCCTGATGTTCGTCGCCACCGTCGTCTGGGCCCCGGCCGCCATGGGGCTGGCCTGGTGGTTCTACGGCGCCGATCCGACCTGGAGCAAGCCCCGGGCCTTCGTGAAGCGGTTCCCCGAGCTGTTCGAGTGGGTCCACGCCAAGTACTACGTGGACGAATTCTACGAGGCCGCCTTCATCGGCCCCTGCAAGCAGCTGGGCGCACAGCTCTGGGCCTTCGACGCCTGGGCCGTGGACGGCATGGTGAACGGCGCCGCGCGCCTCACCCTGACCGTCAGCCACGCCTTCCACTGGTTCGACGCGAAGATCGTGGACGGGCTGGTGAACCTCGTCGCCTGGATCCTGTCCCAGGTCTCCGGAGGCTTCCGGAAGCTGCAGACCGGCCGGGTCCAGAATTACGCCTTCGTCATGTTCCTGGGCTTCCTGGCCATCGCGCTCTGGAAGTTCCTGGCCTAA
- the nuoK gene encoding NADH-quinone oxidoreductase subunit NuoK, whose product MASMNTVLFISFLLFSVGVAGVLIRRNALVILMCVELMLNAANLNLIAFARHAGTVAGQAFALLVMGLAAAEVAIGLALVVALYRKRDTIQVDNINLLKG is encoded by the coding sequence ATGGCCTCCATGAACACCGTCCTCTTCATCTCCTTCCTCCTGTTCTCCGTGGGCGTGGCCGGCGTGCTGATCCGGCGCAACGCCCTGGTGATCCTGATGTGCGTGGAGCTCATGCTCAACGCCGCCAACCTGAACCTGATCGCCTTCGCCCGCCACGCCGGGACGGTGGCGGGCCAGGCCTTCGCCCTCCTGGTGATGGGGCTCGCGGCCGCCGAGGTGGCCATCGGGCTTGCCCTGGTCGTGGCCCTCTACCGCAAGCGGGACACGATCCAGGTTGACAACATCAACCTGCTCAAGGGCTAG